From Woronichinia naegeliana WA131, the proteins below share one genomic window:
- a CDS encoding DUF4164 domain-containing protein produces MTTSPKTTISYTLEDILDRLEQKIDGQFAEVNQKIDKQSAEVNKQFAEVNQRLSKLEIGLVELSGEIKILDEKFNGVGKRIDNQEFLNRGILGALIVALVAGAAKLFGWLPTP; encoded by the coding sequence ATGACTACTAGTCCAAAAACTACCATTAGTTATACTCTTGAAGATATCCTTGATCGCCTTGAGCAGAAAATAGATGGACAATTTGCCGAAGTCAATCAAAAAATCGACAAACAGTCCGCCGAAGTTAACAAACAGTTTGCTGAAGTTAATCAAAGGTTAAGTAAGCTAGAAATTGGATTAGTGGAACTTTCAGGTGAGATTAAAATCCTAGATGAAAAGTTTAATGGCGTGGGTAAACGTATAGATAATCAAGAATTTCTTAATCGAGGAATCTTAGGGGCGTTAATTGTGGCACTGGTCGCTGGTGCGGCTAAACTATTTGGCTGGTTGCCAACGCCTTAA
- a CDS encoding YbaB/EbfC family nucleoid-associated protein — protein sequence MTQGKGFGFGKIKELQEAFQKAQQVQEGAKRLQEELEEMSVAGSSEDGLVTVTMSGNQEPLGIVIDPAAMAKGVETLSASITEAMKAAYAQSTETMRSKMENLTSGLNLPGM from the coding sequence ATGACACAAGGTAAAGGATTCGGATTCGGCAAAATTAAAGAATTACAAGAAGCTTTCCAAAAAGCCCAGCAGGTACAGGAAGGGGCTAAACGTCTTCAAGAAGAATTAGAAGAAATGTCAGTTGCCGGAAGTAGTGAAGATGGTCTAGTGACTGTCACCATGAGCGGCAACCAGGAACCCCTGGGTATTGTGATCGATCCTGCGGCCATGGCAAAGGGTGTTGAAACTCTCAGTGCCTCTATTACCGAAGCGATGAAGGCCGCCTATGCCCAATCCACGGAAACAATGCGCTCTAAAATGGAAAACCTAACCAGTGGTTTAAATCTTCCTGGAATGTAG
- the hisD gene encoding histidinol dehydrogenase — translation MIRIIKLSQLTPTELAKLKRRSELDIDQAMAIARTVIDRIKETGDAGVIEYARKFDYAGATVENLRVTAEEFAEAQRLVNPDLRRAVEHSFKNIKTVHTDQIPPQMHLGEVEPGVFAGEKITPIPSVGLYVPRGKGAFPSMMLMLAVPAMVAGVKKIVVCTPPDQDGKVEPVSLVAAEMAGVTEVYKLGGVQALAAIALGTKTVSKVDKLIGPCSIYGAAAKRLLFGTIDVGLPAGPSESIVLADETTDPKLAALDLLIEAEHGSDSAALLVTHSENLAQQAQQYLEHYLQQLPQWRRDFCEQGLAAYGGILLTDSLQASLDFINDYAPEHLELLVQNPLSLIGKIDNAGEILLGSYTPSSAATYAIGINAVLPTGGFARSYSAVSVFDFLKRSTLAYLTQEGFDRVKETVKILADYEDFPAHALAIRERENTDS, via the coding sequence GTGATCCGTATTATCAAACTATCTCAATTAACCCCAACCGAATTGGCCAAACTGAAACGCCGTTCTGAATTAGATATTGATCAGGCCATGGCGATCGCCCGGACAGTGATTGATCGCATCAAAGAAACGGGAGATGCGGGAGTAATTGAGTATGCACGGAAGTTTGATTATGCTGGAGCAACGGTAGAAAATCTGCGCGTGACTGCCGAGGAATTTGCCGAAGCCCAACGTTTAGTCAATCCTGATCTGAGACGAGCCGTTGAACATAGTTTTAAAAATATTAAGACCGTTCATACAGACCAAATACCGCCACAGATGCACCTAGGAGAAGTGGAACCAGGGGTCTTTGCTGGCGAAAAAATTACACCGATTCCGAGTGTGGGACTATACGTTCCTAGGGGAAAAGGGGCCTTCCCGTCCATGATGCTGATGTTAGCCGTGCCAGCGATGGTAGCTGGTGTTAAAAAGATTGTGGTTTGTACCCCTCCTGATCAAGACGGGAAAGTAGAACCGGTTTCCCTGGTAGCCGCAGAGATGGCGGGAGTGACAGAGGTTTATAAGTTAGGAGGAGTTCAGGCCCTGGCAGCGATCGCCCTAGGAACAAAAACTGTCTCGAAAGTTGATAAATTAATCGGCCCCTGTAGCATTTACGGTGCGGCTGCTAAACGTCTCTTATTTGGCACGATTGATGTGGGTTTACCGGCTGGCCCCAGTGAGTCAATTGTTTTAGCGGATGAAACAACCGATCCGAAATTAGCAGCCCTAGATCTGTTGATTGAAGCCGAACATGGCTCTGATTCTGCCGCTTTATTAGTCACTCACAGTGAAAATTTAGCTCAACAAGCTCAACAATATCTGGAGCATTATTTACAACAATTACCGCAATGGCGCAGAGATTTTTGTGAACAGGGTTTGGCCGCCTATGGTGGTATTTTGTTAACCGATAGTTTACAAGCTTCCCTGGATTTTATTAACGATTATGCCCCAGAACATTTAGAACTTTTGGTGCAAAATCCCCTGTCATTAATCGGCAAAATTGACAATGCCGGAGAAATTTTACTGGGTTCCTATACCCCTTCCTCCGCAGCTACCTATGCGATCGGCATTAATGCAGTATTACCGACGGGAGGCTTTGCTCGCTCCTATTCGGCAGTTTCCGTTTTTGATTTTCTGAAGCGTTCTACCCTCGCTTATTTAACTCAAGAAGGATTTGATCGAGTGAAGGAAACAGTTAAAATTCTGGCTGATTACGAGGATTTTCCAGCCCATGCTTTAGCAATTCGAGAACGAGAAAATACAGATTCTTAA
- a CDS encoding DUF4090 family protein, producing MSDHSTPTSTTGADAIDTAIASGIDFDGTPIPNAKLELYNRVMGLEGQRQRSGVSNTMRSRIVRIGAKHIAQAELDQQLLDAGFAPLKDKEIAFFYGGK from the coding sequence ATGTCAGACCATTCAACGCCTACTTCTACCACTGGGGCCGATGCCATTGATACCGCGATCGCGTCTGGTATTGATTTTGATGGAACGCCCATTCCCAACGCCAAACTAGAACTATATAATCGTGTGATGGGTTTAGAAGGCCAACGACAACGCAGTGGGGTTAGCAATACGATGCGCTCTCGCATTGTCCGAATTGGGGCTAAACATATTGCCCAGGCTGAACTGGATCAACAATTATTAGATGCGGGTTTTGCACCCTTAAAAGACAAGGAAATCGCTTTCTTTTACGGCGGTAAATAG
- a CDS encoding type I restriction endonuclease subunit R, which yields MPTITSISKRIISLEQLTQKFPLVQANNDQFFPEWRENLPELTTLEKQILDKYYQRYRRHRDRAELSEETVKLLLVFPLLELAGFYDEPFFVTAEAPVQIEIQDTHEILKGRIDTLIIQQEIWILIVESKRSVALTAAIPQCLAYMLGNPQPSQPLYGLVTDGDLFMFVKLIQEKTEIIYDFSEPFSLLIARRHKLYEILQILKKISGAIADRR from the coding sequence ATGCCGACTATTACCAGTATTTCAAAACGAATTATCAGCCTTGAACAACTCACTCAAAAATTTCCCCTCGTTCAAGCTAATAATGATCAATTTTTCCCCGAATGGAGAGAAAATCTACCCGAACTTACTACTCTCGAAAAACAAATTCTAGATAAATACTACCAACGTTATCGAAGACATCGGGACAGAGCAGAATTATCTGAAGAAACCGTTAAACTGCTTTTAGTCTTTCCTCTGTTAGAACTTGCTGGATTTTATGATGAACCCTTTTTCGTTACCGCCGAAGCCCCCGTTCAAATCGAAATTCAAGATACTCACGAAATCTTAAAAGGCAGAATTGATACCCTTATTATTCAACAAGAAATCTGGATTTTAATCGTTGAATCCAAACGTTCCGTTGCGCTCACTGCCGCTATTCCTCAATGTTTGGCTTATATGCTAGGCAATCCCCAACCCTCCCAACCGCTCTATGGCCTGGTGACAGATGGCGACTTATTTATGTTTGTTAAACTTATACAAGAAAAGACTGAAATTATCTACGATTTTTCCGAACCATTTTCTTTGTTAATTGCCCGTCGTCATAAACTGTATGAAATTCTTCAAATTCTTAAAAAAATTTCTGGAGCGATCGCCGATCGCCGATAA
- a CDS encoding DUF2283 domain-containing protein, producing MALTQENLDYLKLIPVLKTLPKRAFQMVYDYEADVLYIDFYNPPHSSDDTELTDNDILIRYGEKDEIVGFTILHASTR from the coding sequence ATGGCCCTAACCCAAGAAAACCTAGATTATTTAAAACTTATTCCCGTTCTTAAAACGCTCCCCAAAAGAGCTTTTCAAATGGTTTATGATTATGAAGCCGATGTTCTCTACATTGACTTTTATAATCCCCCTCACTCTAGTGATGACACAGAATTAACTGACAATGACATTTTAATTCGCTATGGAGAGAAAGACGAAATTGTTGGTTTCACCATTCTCCACGCCAGCACTCGCTAA
- a CDS encoding Txe/YoeB family addiction module toxin, with protein MKITFTEAAWEDYLWLQDNDKKLLKRVNLLIKDIFRNPTEGIGKPELLKANLSGYWSRRITSEHRLIYNVAFEEITIIACRFHYIL; from the coding sequence ATGAAAATTACCTTTACAGAAGCCGCTTGGGAAGATTATCTTTGGTTACAGGATAATGATAAAAAATTATTGAAGCGAGTCAATCTTTTGATCAAGGATATATTTAGAAATCCCACAGAAGGAATTGGTAAACCCGAATTATTAAAAGCGAATTTATCAGGTTATTGGTCAAGACGAATTACCTCCGAACACCGATTAATTTATAATGTTGCATTCGAGGAAATTACAATTATCGCCTGTAGATTCCATTATATTTTATGA
- a CDS encoding type II toxin-antitoxin system Phd/YefM family antitoxin, producing MEAITSNQAKQRLDELIDRVNLNAEPTIVCNEQGKQAVLMSLDEFNAWQETLYLLSNPANAEHLRKSIEQANTGKTVVKELIEP from the coding sequence ATGGAAGCCATTACCAGTAATCAAGCAAAACAAAGACTCGATGAACTGATTGATCGAGTAAATCTCAATGCAGAACCCACCATTGTCTGTAATGAACAAGGCAAACAAGCTGTTTTAATGTCCCTAGACGAATTTAACGCTTGGCAAGAAACTCTATATCTGTTGTCAAATCCTGCGAATGCCGAACATTTACGTAAATCTATTGAACAAGCTAACACGGGCAAAACCGTAGTGAAGGAACTCATTGAACCATGA